In one window of Pseudodesulfovibrio sediminis DNA:
- a CDS encoding DnaA ATPase domain-containing protein, whose product MKDSLRQHFLQTCAEDELKRWFDPLQFDYSEENKRLTVGFPHAFFAKWFEADIQDKFEAQLNLFLGNGYLVSYKDSETADRPKGVQVADVVKRIDFPFGQEFTFDTFLINKKNYFPIASAKEVAKQSGSLFNPFIICGPGGSGKTHLLKSVGNEISKKHDYSTIFMGSMDELNSLYSIRFKGDPFKARNYLFEYDFLFIDDFHKIREYPHFQQELVNIFNHFYDNKKQMVLACREKVTSYDFMEESLQSRLGWGLIVTLKEPDLEIRVGYIQRQARAKRLSLTKEQILTLAQRFSDFRYLQGILLKLFAFKELVKQELTQKDFEHILANTEEKTTDDLTPKKILNVVSEHFNVHVKDLTGTKRHQHIAQARQVAMYLCRQMLNTSYPALGRAFGGKDHSTVLYSVKKIEQLQEDDFELKQLLKTLKNKCRMA is encoded by the coding sequence GTGAAAGACTCGCTCCGACAACACTTCCTTCAGACATGCGCAGAAGATGAACTCAAGCGCTGGTTCGACCCGTTGCAATTCGATTATTCGGAAGAGAATAAACGGTTGACCGTGGGTTTTCCCCATGCCTTTTTTGCCAAATGGTTCGAAGCCGATATTCAGGATAAATTCGAAGCCCAGCTGAATCTGTTTCTCGGAAACGGCTATCTGGTCAGTTACAAGGATTCCGAAACAGCCGACCGTCCCAAGGGCGTGCAGGTTGCCGATGTCGTCAAACGTATTGATTTCCCTTTTGGTCAGGAATTTACCTTTGACACCTTTCTGATCAACAAGAAAAACTATTTTCCCATTGCCTCGGCCAAGGAAGTCGCCAAACAGAGTGGTTCGCTTTTCAACCCGTTCATCATTTGCGGCCCCGGGGGATCGGGCAAGACCCATCTCCTCAAATCCGTCGGTAACGAAATTTCCAAGAAACATGATTATTCGACCATTTTCATGGGTTCAATGGACGAGCTGAATTCGTTATACTCCATCCGGTTCAAGGGTGATCCTTTCAAGGCCCGGAATTATCTGTTCGAATACGACTTCCTGTTCATCGATGATTTTCACAAGATCCGTGAATATCCCCATTTTCAGCAGGAACTCGTGAATATCTTCAACCATTTTTACGACAACAAGAAGCAGATGGTGCTGGCCTGTCGTGAAAAGGTGACCAGTTATGATTTCATGGAGGAATCCCTCCAGTCCCGTCTTGGATGGGGGCTGATCGTCACCCTGAAGGAGCCGGACCTTGAGATCCGTGTGGGCTACATCCAGCGTCAGGCCCGGGCAAAACGCCTCAGCCTGACCAAGGAACAGATCCTAACCCTTGCCCAGCGGTTTTCCGATTTCCGCTACCTCCAGGGTATCCTGCTCAAACTCTTTGCCTTCAAGGAGCTGGTCAAGCAGGAACTCACCCAAAAGGACTTTGAACATATCCTGGCCAATACCGAGGAAAAAACCACGGATGACCTCACACCCAAGAAGATTCTCAATGTGGTCAGTGAACATTTCAATGTCCATGTCAAGGATCTGACCGGCACCAAACGGCACCAGCATATAGCCCAGGCGCGTCAGGTTGCCATGTACCTGTGCCGACAGATGCTCAACACATCCTACCCGGCTCTGGGACGTGCCTTTGGTGGTAAGGATCACTCTACAGTCTTGTATTCAGTTAAAAAAATCGAACAATTACAAGAGGATGATTTCGAATTGAAACAACTGTTGAAAACGTTGAAGAATAAATGTCGCATGGCGTGA
- a CDS encoding 3-methyl-2-oxobutanoate dehydrogenase subunit VorB, with protein MSKNEERIFVKGNEAIARGALAAKCKCFFGYPITPQNDIPEFMSSAMIKAGGDFVQAESEVAAANMLLGAGAAGIRAMTSSSSPGMSLKQEAISYMAGSEVPAVIVNINRGGPGLGDIGPAQGDYYQSTRGGGHGDYRHFTFAPSTVQEAYDVTIRSFDIAFEHRTPVLILGDAILGQMKEPIVPWIPEDVDEEAGRDWAITGKTADREKRLIKSLFLQEGELAGQNKHLQAKYDDWADLAECEQFECEDADLIICAYGSIGRIAKTAVRKFRKQGKKVGLFRPITIYPFPSDDLKALAEQGKRFLTIEHNLGQMVDDVRLAIRTVADSDFYAIYPGNLPTPDELEEPILNSLEGK; from the coding sequence ATGTCCAAGAACGAAGAACGTATTTTTGTCAAAGGCAATGAAGCCATTGCCCGTGGTGCTCTGGCCGCTAAGTGCAAATGTTTTTTCGGCTATCCCATCACTCCTCAGAATGATATCCCCGAATTCATGTCTTCAGCCATGATCAAGGCCGGGGGCGATTTTGTGCAGGCAGAATCCGAAGTGGCCGCAGCCAACATGCTGCTCGGTGCGGGTGCAGCCGGTATTCGCGCCATGACCTCGTCCTCCTCTCCTGGTATGTCCCTTAAGCAGGAAGCTATCTCATATATGGCTGGCTCAGAGGTTCCGGCGGTCATCGTCAATATCAACCGCGGTGGCCCTGGTCTTGGCGATATCGGACCGGCACAGGGTGACTACTATCAGTCAACCCGTGGTGGCGGACATGGTGATTATCGTCATTTCACCTTTGCTCCGAGTACTGTTCAAGAAGCATATGACGTAACCATCCGATCCTTTGATATAGCCTTTGAGCACCGTACTCCGGTCCTCATCCTCGGTGACGCCATTCTCGGTCAGATGAAGGAACCCATTGTTCCCTGGATCCCGGAAGATGTGGACGAGGAAGCTGGCCGCGATTGGGCTATTACCGGCAAGACCGCAGACCGTGAAAAACGCCTTATAAAGTCCCTCTTCCTGCAGGAAGGAGAACTCGCCGGACAGAATAAACACCTCCAGGCCAAATATGACGACTGGGCTGATCTGGCCGAATGCGAACAGTTTGAATGCGAAGACGCTGACCTCATCATCTGCGCCTACGGCTCCATTGGACGCATTGCTAAAACTGCTGTCCGCAAATTCCGCAAGCAAGGCAAGAAAGTCGGTCTGTTCAGACCTATTACTATCTATCCTTTCCCATCTGACGATCTGAAAGCATTGGCCGAACAGGGCAAACGTTTCCTCACGATCGAACATAACCTTGGTCAGATGGTTGACGATGTTCGCCTCGCCATCCGGACTGTGGCAGATTCCGACTTCTATGCCATCTATCCCGGCAACCTGCCCACCCCGGACGAGCTCGAGGAGCCGATCCTCAACAGCCTGGAGGGTAAATAA
- a CDS encoding ParA family protein yields the protein MARRIVVANQKGGVGKTTTSVNLAASLAVMEKKVLLVDCDPQGNASSGLGYYPADQRENIYSVLFEPTKIRKAIIQTGVPFLDILPGTQDLVGAEIELVDKFGREYFLRELLEQVDNEYDFIIIDCPPSLGLLTVNALCSANEMLVPLQCEYYALEGIAQLLMTYELVRKRLNPDLAILGVVLTMYDSRNRLSWQVKNEVRKAFPQHLFETIIPRNVRLSEAPSFGKPVINYDIKSKGAEAYLALAQEVERSTTSNG from the coding sequence GTGGCGAGAAGAATCGTTGTAGCGAATCAAAAAGGCGGGGTCGGCAAGACCACGACTTCAGTCAATCTGGCGGCATCACTGGCCGTAATGGAGAAAAAGGTGTTGCTGGTGGATTGTGATCCGCAGGGAAATGCGTCCAGCGGGCTGGGATATTATCCGGCAGACCAGCGAGAAAACATCTATTCGGTCTTGTTTGAACCCACCAAAATTCGCAAGGCGATCATTCAGACAGGCGTGCCCTTTCTGGATATTCTGCCTGGTACGCAGGACCTGGTGGGTGCTGAAATCGAACTGGTGGACAAATTCGGGCGAGAATATTTTTTACGAGAATTACTTGAGCAGGTAGATAATGAATATGATTTCATCATTATTGACTGCCCACCCTCTCTGGGGCTGTTGACAGTCAATGCATTGTGCTCAGCAAATGAAATGTTAGTCCCCTTACAGTGCGAGTATTACGCATTGGAAGGCATCGCGCAACTCTTGATGACCTACGAGTTGGTGCGCAAGCGGCTTAATCCTGATTTGGCTATACTGGGTGTGGTCCTGACCATGTATGATTCTCGAAACAGATTGTCATGGCAGGTAAAGAATGAGGTGAGAAAAGCGTTTCCTCAACACCTTTTTGAAACCATTATTCCAAGGAATGTCCGTCTGTCCGAAGCTCCGAGCTTTGGAAAACCGGTGATCAACTACGATATCAAGTCAAAGGGTGCCGAAGCGTATCTCGCTTTGGCTCAGGAAGTGGAGCGATCCACGACGAGCAATGGATAA
- a CDS encoding homocysteine biosynthesis protein, with translation MAQYEVNKTVKEINERIRTGKAVVVNAEEMIAIVKKEGKVKAAQEVDVVTTGTFSPMCSSGLLFNIGQQPPVMKVSKMWLNNVPCYSGIAAVDAYLGCTEPSEDDPLNKVHPGRFAYGGGHVMEDLLRGKAVHLRAEAYGTDCYPRRELDKDVTLADLPNAIMLNPRNCYQNYNAAVNLTSRSIYTYMGPLKANCSNCNYATAGQLSPPFNDPYYKTIGIGTRIFLGGGIGYVIGEGTQHVQKPQRNERGIPENGSGTLMLKGDFKKMSARYVRAQSIIGYGISLAVGVGIPIPMLNEEMAWFTGVSDADISMPVKDYGYDYPNGIPRELARVSFEDLRSGEVMVNGKKTATVPVTSYKMSLEVADKLKDWIEKGDFLLTEKVEDIPSF, from the coding sequence ATGGCGCAGTATGAAGTGAATAAGACGGTTAAGGAGATCAATGAGCGTATCCGCACGGGCAAAGCCGTTGTGGTCAATGCCGAAGAAATGATCGCCATTGTGAAGAAAGAGGGTAAGGTCAAGGCGGCCCAGGAGGTTGACGTTGTCACCACCGGAACGTTCTCGCCCATGTGTTCATCGGGGTTGCTGTTCAACATCGGTCAGCAGCCTCCTGTGATGAAAGTATCGAAGATGTGGCTGAATAATGTCCCCTGCTACTCAGGCATTGCCGCTGTAGACGCGTATTTGGGGTGCACAGAGCCTTCTGAGGACGATCCCCTTAACAAGGTTCATCCCGGTCGCTTTGCGTACGGTGGAGGGCATGTCATGGAAGATTTGCTCCGTGGCAAGGCCGTGCATCTGCGTGCCGAGGCCTATGGGACCGATTGTTATCCCCGCCGCGAGCTGGACAAGGACGTGACCCTGGCCGATCTGCCCAACGCGATCATGCTCAATCCGCGCAACTGCTATCAGAACTATAATGCGGCCGTGAACCTGACCAGCCGCTCCATTTACACGTACATGGGACCGCTCAAGGCAAACTGCTCCAATTGCAACTATGCCACGGCCGGGCAACTTTCACCGCCCTTCAATGATCCGTACTACAAGACCATCGGCATCGGTACGCGTATCTTCCTCGGCGGCGGCATCGGGTATGTCATCGGCGAAGGCACCCAGCATGTGCAGAAGCCGCAGCGCAATGAGCGCGGTATTCCGGAGAACGGTTCCGGCACCTTGATGCTCAAAGGTGATTTCAAAAAGATGTCCGCGCGGTATGTCCGCGCCCAGTCGATCATCGGCTACGGTATCTCTCTGGCTGTGGGTGTGGGTATTCCGATTCCCATGCTCAACGAGGAGATGGCCTGGTTCACAGGCGTGTCTGACGCAGACATTAGCATGCCGGTCAAAGATTATGGCTATGATTATCCCAATGGCATCCCCCGCGAGTTGGCGCGTGTAAGTTTCGAGGATCTGCGCAGTGGTGAAGTCATGGTCAATGGCAAGAAGACTGCCACCGTGCCGGTGACCAGCTACAAGATGTCCCTTGAAGTTGCCGACAAGCTCAAGGATTGGATTGAAAAGGGAGATTTCCTGCTGACCGAGAAAGTCGAGGACATCCCCAGTTTCTAA
- the queA gene encoding tRNA preQ1(34) S-adenosylmethionine ribosyltransferase-isomerase QueA: MEIDQDYLLESYNFELPEENIAQAPADRRDGSRLLVLNRKEESLTPVNFTDLLEYLPKNALLVANNSRVIPARIFGSKATGGKVEFLLLTPLPLIEKKEENGWQIARVEGLLRASKTPKQGTEVTFADTFKLIPEEAGPFGRWQVTLKWKGDLTKLFSEHGHLPLPPYIKRPDSTADRERYQTTYSDESKTGSVAAPTAGLHFTPELRQKLANNGFEWAEVTLYVGYGTFSPVRCTDIRDHAMHSEYIEVPEATAHAIRQAKKEGRPVIAVGTTSARTLEGMFREIGNVSEFKGETDIFITPGYTFNVIDGILTNFHLPESSLIIMISALAGRKTILSAYEFALENGFRFFSYGDAMLIK, from the coding sequence ATGGAAATAGATCAGGATTACCTGCTGGAAAGCTATAATTTCGAACTCCCTGAAGAGAACATCGCTCAGGCCCCGGCTGACCGGCGCGACGGTTCTCGCCTGTTGGTGCTTAACCGTAAAGAAGAAAGTCTGACCCCGGTCAACTTTACCGATCTTCTGGAGTACCTGCCCAAAAACGCCTTGCTGGTGGCAAACAATTCCCGGGTTATCCCGGCACGCATATTCGGCTCCAAGGCGACTGGCGGCAAAGTGGAATTCCTCCTGCTGACACCACTTCCTCTCATAGAAAAAAAGGAAGAAAACGGCTGGCAGATCGCCAGGGTCGAAGGGCTGTTGCGGGCCTCGAAAACACCCAAACAGGGAACCGAAGTTACCTTTGCCGATACGTTCAAACTCATCCCTGAAGAAGCGGGACCGTTCGGCCGGTGGCAGGTCACCCTCAAATGGAAGGGCGATCTGACCAAACTATTCTCGGAACACGGTCACCTGCCGCTGCCACCCTATATAAAACGACCGGACTCCACTGCCGACCGAGAACGATACCAGACCACCTATTCAGACGAATCCAAGACCGGATCAGTGGCCGCTCCCACTGCGGGACTGCACTTCACGCCAGAACTCCGCCAAAAGCTGGCTAACAACGGGTTCGAGTGGGCAGAGGTCACGTTATATGTGGGGTACGGAACGTTCAGTCCGGTACGATGCACGGATATTCGGGATCACGCCATGCACTCGGAATACATCGAAGTCCCGGAAGCCACGGCCCATGCCATCAGGCAGGCCAAGAAAGAGGGCAGACCGGTCATTGCCGTTGGCACGACCAGCGCACGGACCCTGGAAGGCATGTTCCGCGAAATAGGTAACGTATCGGAGTTTAAGGGAGAAACAGATATTTTCATCACTCCGGGGTATACGTTCAACGTCATCGACGGCATTCTGACAAACTTCCATTTGCCAGAATCATCTCTGATCATTATGATCTCGGCTCTTGCTGGCAGAAAAACCATACTTTCCGCCTATGAATTTGCTCTAGAAAATGGTTTTCGCTTCTTCTCGTATGGAGATGCGATGCTCATAAAATAA
- the dnaN gene encoding DNA polymerase III subunit beta, with protein sequence MFLKVNRDEIIEGLQKSANIIPAKTGAAFLRTIWLQCENGNLNIMSTDSNLEFMGSYPATLEGEGLAGVQGRAFYDLVKQLRSDQGELIIHTDEADQNVLVEQKARKYKFPVNDPEWFQKFSNFPEDGTVFWSGDFLHEIIDKIAFCISDEDSMEAIACIYLVPREKMGVNTVEVCGLNGHQFAMFNFVNDDIFAMLPEEGVLIQKKYLTELKKWLTADEIELAISDKRLFFRTGDKRETFTLPLSYYQYPNYHNFLAKLGDDDVSTLEVNRHDLVDALSRVALFNTDSNRCAYFSFNGSEVTVSAQGQETGTARESIDATFNGDMERIAFPTRNLIEILNHFNSDIVKFTLTGTEAPCGLTGVDDKDYNVIVMPMMIQEETYYTEENA encoded by the coding sequence ATGTTTCTGAAAGTGAACAGAGATGAAATCATTGAAGGGCTCCAGAAGTCTGCGAATATCATCCCGGCGAAAACGGGTGCCGCATTCCTTCGTACCATCTGGCTCCAGTGCGAAAATGGAAACCTCAATATCATGAGTACGGATTCCAATCTGGAGTTCATGGGATCATATCCGGCCACACTGGAAGGCGAAGGTCTTGCCGGTGTCCAGGGACGTGCTTTTTATGACCTGGTGAAGCAGCTGAGAAGCGATCAGGGGGAATTGATCATACATACCGATGAAGCCGATCAGAACGTTCTGGTGGAGCAGAAGGCGAGAAAATACAAATTTCCTGTGAATGATCCTGAATGGTTTCAGAAGTTCTCCAACTTTCCCGAAGACGGTACTGTTTTCTGGTCAGGCGATTTCCTCCATGAGATCATCGACAAGATCGCGTTCTGCATTTCCGATGAAGACTCCATGGAAGCCATCGCGTGCATCTATCTGGTACCGCGAGAGAAGATGGGCGTGAACACTGTTGAAGTCTGCGGCTTGAATGGTCACCAGTTCGCCATGTTCAATTTCGTGAACGATGATATCTTTGCCATGCTTCCTGAAGAGGGTGTGCTCATTCAGAAGAAGTACCTGACAGAGTTGAAGAAGTGGCTGACAGCCGATGAGATAGAGTTGGCCATCTCAGACAAGCGTCTCTTTTTCCGGACCGGTGACAAGCGCGAGACATTCACCTTGCCGCTGTCCTATTACCAGTATCCGAACTATCACAACTTTTTGGCGAAGCTGGGTGATGACGATGTTTCCACATTGGAAGTAAACCGTCATGATCTGGTGGACGCCCTGTCTCGTGTGGCCCTGTTCAACACTGATTCCAACAGGTGCGCCTATTTCTCGTTCAATGGTTCAGAGGTGACTGTTTCAGCTCAGGGCCAGGAGACCGGTACTGCCCGTGAATCCATTGACGCCACATTTAACGGCGATATGGAAAGGATTGCCTTTCCCACCAGGAATCTGATCGAGATCCTGAATCACTTCAACTCCGATATCGTGAAATTCACGTTGACCGGAACGGAAGCACCCTGCGGTCTGACAGGAGTGGATGACAAGGATTACAATGTCATTGTTATGCCTATGATGATCCAGGAAGAGACTTACTATACCGAGGAAAACGCATAA
- a CDS encoding thiamine pyrophosphate-dependent enzyme codes for MSEMNEKLVFDKPDSVIDRPTHYCPGCHHGIAHRLIGELIDEMNLAEKVLMTTSIGCSVFLYNYLNVDAVEAPHGRAPAVATGVKRARPDHFVFTYQGDGDLASIGMAEIMHAANRGEKMSVIFVNNTVYGMTGGQMAPTTLIGQMTTTTPGGRCQTHEGAPIRMTEIIASLGGVAYAARGSLDSVKNIRKAKKYIKKAFEFQVNEVGFGFVELLSGCPTNWKMTPLQANERIQKDMIPYFPLGVYKDVSEEGGIC; via the coding sequence ATGTCAGAAATGAATGAAAAGCTCGTATTCGACAAGCCCGATTCCGTCATTGATCGGCCCACCCATTACTGCCCCGGCTGCCATCACGGTATCGCCCACAGGCTGATCGGTGAGCTCATCGACGAAATGAATCTGGCAGAAAAAGTCCTCATGACCACCTCTATCGGGTGTTCGGTCTTCCTCTACAACTATCTCAATGTGGACGCTGTCGAAGCACCGCACGGCCGCGCTCCGGCAGTGGCGACAGGCGTCAAACGCGCCCGTCCCGATCACTTTGTGTTCACCTATCAGGGTGACGGCGACCTTGCCTCCATCGGCATGGCCGAGATCATGCACGCCGCCAACCGTGGCGAAAAGATGTCCGTGATCTTCGTCAACAACACCGTCTACGGCATGACCGGCGGACAGATGGCTCCGACCACACTCATCGGGCAGATGACCACCACCACACCAGGTGGCCGGTGTCAGACCCATGAAGGTGCGCCCATCCGCATGACAGAGATCATCGCCTCCCTGGGCGGCGTCGCCTATGCTGCCCGTGGTTCCCTGGACAGTGTCAAAAACATCCGCAAGGCCAAAAAGTACATCAAGAAAGCCTTTGAATTCCAGGTCAACGAAGTGGGCTTCGGATTTGTCGAGCTGCTCTCCGGCTGCCCGACAAACTGGAAGATGACCCCGTTGCAGGCCAACGAACGCATACAGAAAGACATGATCCCATACTTCCCGCTGGGCGTGTATAAAGACGTGTCCGAGGAAGGAGGTATCTGCTAA
- a CDS encoding 2-oxoacid:acceptor oxidoreductase family protein has protein sequence MRYIDSIIAGFGGQGVMLIGNLLAYAGMKDGLNVTYIPVYGPEMRGGTANCTVVLSEEDIGSPIIHSPASLIAMNRPSLDKFQDRVIDGGVHIINSSLIDMELADTDRLKCFGVPCNEIADELGNTRMANMVAIGAFVQATGIIPLDAVISSLENVISARYHKLIPANTKAIEAGAKHVS, from the coding sequence ATGCGATACATAGATTCCATCATCGCGGGCTTCGGTGGCCAGGGCGTCATGCTCATCGGCAACCTGCTCGCCTACGCAGGCATGAAAGACGGCCTCAACGTCACCTACATTCCGGTCTATGGCCCGGAAATGCGCGGCGGTACGGCCAACTGCACCGTGGTCCTGTCCGAGGAAGACATCGGGTCCCCGATCATCCATTCCCCGGCCTCCCTCATCGCCATGAACCGTCCCTCTCTGGACAAGTTCCAGGACAGGGTCATTGATGGCGGCGTCCATATCATCAACTCCTCGCTCATCGACATGGAGCTGGCCGATACGGATCGCCTCAAATGCTTCGGCGTACCCTGCAACGAGATCGCCGACGAACTCGGCAATACCCGCATGGCCAACATGGTCGCCATCGGCGCCTTTGTGCAGGCAACGGGAATCATTCCCCTGGATGCGGTCATCAGTTCGCTGGAGAACGTCATCTCCGCACGCTACCACAAGCTCATCCCGGCCAACACCAAAGCCATCGAAGCAGGCGCAAAACACGTCAGCTAG
- a CDS encoding 4Fe-4S binding protein, with amino-acid sequence MSRIEVQEDRCKGCLLCTTVCPVDIIVQSDRFNVSGYKVAEVPEEDADKCTGCASCAQICPDVAIKVYRTPKTKGGK; translated from the coding sequence ATGTCTCGAATTGAGGTCCAGGAAGACCGGTGCAAAGGGTGCTTGCTCTGTACCACAGTCTGCCCTGTTGACATCATCGTCCAGTCTGACCGTTTCAACGTCAGCGGCTATAAGGTCGCAGAGGTGCCCGAGGAAGACGCGGACAAATGTACCGGTTGTGCATCATGTGCACAGATCTGCCCTGATGTGGCGATCAAAGTCTACCGCACCCCGAAAACAAAAGGGGGCAAATAG
- the coaBC gene encoding bifunctional phosphopantothenoylcysteine decarboxylase/phosphopantothenate--cysteine ligase CoaBC: MQAHYAFAGFMGKRVHLGVTGSIAAYKMLDFVRSLQEADCMVSATLTESCTKFIQPLSFEALGASPVYTAMFSDSSAGDTAFDHLEPGQIADVMVIAPASANTMAKLAFGLADDMLSCQALAFSGPKIIAPAMNPRMWANPATQRNWAMLDELGFIRVAPESGNVACGDTGTGRLAPMEEIFTATLKTISPQDLAGKKVLITLGPTREPWDAVRFWSNPSSGTMGACMAMAAYLRGADVTVVAGPTNVDFPSGVTVVSVQTAAQMFEACTDLWPDMDMACLTAAVADYHPVPFGDTKFKKTASDGGGITVEFELNQDILKTLGATKKTGQKLIGFAAETGNIKSEAGRKLESKNLDLIAANDISKDGSGFGVPTNQMFVLDRHGRAETWPQLPKTEVAWRLWDHLLLG, from the coding sequence GTGCAGGCCCACTATGCTTTTGCCGGGTTCATGGGCAAGCGTGTCCATCTCGGAGTAACCGGGTCTATTGCTGCTTACAAAATGCTAGATTTTGTGCGGTCGCTTCAGGAAGCGGACTGCATGGTTTCTGCGACCCTGACCGAGTCCTGTACCAAATTCATTCAGCCTCTTTCATTCGAGGCGCTTGGCGCATCGCCGGTCTATACCGCTATGTTCAGTGATTCATCGGCAGGAGATACTGCCTTTGATCATCTGGAACCCGGTCAGATAGCCGATGTTATGGTCATTGCACCGGCATCGGCAAATACCATGGCAAAGCTCGCTTTCGGCTTGGCCGATGATATGCTTTCCTGTCAGGCTCTTGCCTTTTCCGGCCCCAAGATCATAGCACCGGCCATGAACCCTCGTATGTGGGCCAACCCGGCCACACAGCGCAACTGGGCCATGCTCGACGAGTTGGGATTCATTCGTGTCGCGCCCGAGAGTGGTAATGTCGCTTGCGGGGATACCGGCACCGGCCGTCTTGCTCCCATGGAAGAGATTTTTACTGCCACCTTGAAAACGATCAGCCCGCAGGATCTCGCTGGAAAAAAAGTGCTCATCACGCTTGGGCCTACCCGCGAACCATGGGATGCTGTCCGGTTCTGGTCCAACCCTTCATCCGGCACAATGGGGGCCTGCATGGCCATGGCCGCGTACCTGCGAGGCGCGGATGTCACTGTGGTGGCCGGCCCGACCAACGTGGACTTTCCATCAGGCGTGACCGTCGTCTCCGTACAGACCGCTGCACAGATGTTCGAAGCGTGTACTGATCTATGGCCAGATATGGATATGGCCTGTCTCACAGCCGCTGTGGCCGACTATCATCCGGTGCCTTTCGGTGACACCAAATTCAAGAAGACAGCGTCTGATGGTGGCGGCATTACGGTCGAATTCGAGCTGAATCAGGATATCCTGAAGACGCTGGGCGCAACCAAAAAGACCGGTCAGAAGCTTATCGGATTTGCGGCTGAAACCGGTAACATCAAGAGTGAAGCCGGCCGCAAGCTTGAGAGCAAGAATCTCGATCTCATAGCGGCCAATGATATTTCCAAGGACGGAAGCGGATTTGGTGTTCCCACCAATCAGATGTTCGTGCTGGACAGGCATGGCCGGGCTGAGACCTGGCCGCAACTTCCCAAAACCGAAGTGGCGTGGAGATTATGGGATCACCTTCTGCTCGGTTAA
- a CDS encoding NAD-dependent epimerase: MKILITGAAGFIGFNLSRRLLAEGHTVVGLDNLNDYYDVELKKSRLAILKESAAFTHVNINLQDDQPMSDLFAEEQFTHVVNLAAQAGVRYSIENPKSYIDSNIVGFLNVLEGCRHNKVEHLVYASSSSVYGKNTKMPLNPHEGVDHPMSLYAATKKSNEMMAHSYSSLYDLPTTGLRFFTVYGPWGRPDMALFLFTKNILEEKPINVFNNGKMRRDFTYIDDIVEGVVRVVKNTATPNADWDGNNPDPCTSSVPYRVYNIGNNSVVELSRYIEVIEEVVGKKAIYNYMPMQPGDVPATEADVDDLIRDVGFKPNTTIEVGIKNFIDWYREYYNK, from the coding sequence ATGAAAATACTCATTACCGGTGCTGCCGGATTTATCGGTTTCAATCTTTCCCGGCGACTTCTTGCGGAAGGCCACACTGTTGTTGGTCTCGACAACTTGAATGACTATTATGACGTGGAACTGAAGAAATCACGTCTTGCCATTCTCAAGGAAAGCGCCGCGTTCACGCACGTGAACATCAATCTTCAGGATGATCAGCCCATGAGCGATCTGTTTGCTGAAGAACAATTCACGCATGTGGTCAATCTGGCTGCTCAGGCTGGCGTTCGGTATTCAATTGAGAATCCCAAGTCCTATATTGACTCCAATATTGTTGGTTTCTTGAATGTTTTGGAAGGTTGCAGGCATAACAAGGTAGAGCATCTCGTGTATGCTTCCAGTAGCTCGGTCTACGGTAAGAACACCAAGATGCCGCTCAACCCTCACGAAGGGGTTGATCATCCCATGAGTTTGTACGCGGCTACAAAGAAATCAAACGAGATGATGGCGCACTCCTACTCCAGCCTCTACGATCTGCCAACGACCGGTCTGCGCTTCTTCACGGTGTACGGTCCCTGGGGACGTCCTGACATGGCTCTCTTCCTCTTTACCAAGAATATTCTTGAAGAGAAGCCCATCAATGTTTTCAATAATGGAAAGATGCGCCGTGACTTCACTTACATTGATGACATCGTCGAAGGTGTTGTCCGCGTGGTCAAGAATACTGCGACCCCCAATGCGGATTGGGATGGCAATAACCCTGACCCGTGCACCAGTTCTGTGCCCTACCGTGTATACAACATCGGCAACAACTCTGTCGTGGAACTGTCTCGTTACATTGAAGTCATCGAAGAAGTTGTCGGCAAAAAGGCCATCTATAACTATATGCCCATGCAGCCCGGTGATGTTCCGGCCACTGAAGCGGATGTCGATGATCTGATCCGCGACGTTGGGTTCAAGCCGAATACCACCATTGAAGTCGGTATCAAGAATTTTATCGATTGGTATCGCGAGTATTACAACAAGTAG